A single region of the Demequina sp. genome encodes:
- a CDS encoding S8 family serine peptidase, which translates to MADHLRLPEPSRLDTRRKHPGPPGGTEVDRVERAKALAGVLAGLGLPYPGATTPPTVDGEEEALEDSRLVLVFADTGMLEAGPFRRWNMTPVAEGVDSTYMVISDAESRRVFARLVEEYGGNADDWANPKSWQKQLDAITGVRLYDRDDRADSRLNDLEFRGTEIVDILIWPSTLNVRKHREDSALARLNEIRELVAEFTAQDAAVHTLAADPRPDSTMARVAVTRPLLDVLLDHVLVERVRPPLRPEVTAGNLLQAGTTAVAPIPSGLPVGVIDDLVTDNILLHGIVQARTGVPDTHTFGVPTAHGTHVAGVAAYGDLRAFVTHGTLPTPRPIYSARIMERDPTSPGRAVVAGLFHEQLEGAIRWLHGEGVKVITCSINDDAPDSTPTPGESMAIIDALVRELDVVVVLSAGNVHAVDPHHWLNDYPKYLDRAEARIADPAGAALALTVGSRAAYNVPALPASGTSPHVAIAPAGGPSPFTRTGPGRGRGGGSMKPEFIAHGGNVSWDKFIGKVPQPDPNMSVVTTAPAGSPGGRVLTVDDGTSMATPYVANQVATIATRYPTASANLLRALTALAGEDGGIQVQGSAIISAYGEPVAAHVLESGTHQVIVTYEGTIACNTSVVHRLPVPEAFATGKFDQRLEVALAFDPPCAPLSPRLPYG; encoded by the coding sequence ATGGCAGACCATCTGCGACTTCCTGAGCCTTCACGCCTCGACACGCGCCGTAAACATCCTGGACCCCCTGGTGGGACCGAAGTCGACAGAGTCGAACGCGCGAAGGCTCTCGCGGGTGTGCTCGCCGGCCTCGGTCTGCCGTACCCCGGAGCCACGACGCCTCCAACCGTTGACGGGGAAGAAGAGGCACTCGAAGATTCACGCCTCGTGCTCGTGTTTGCGGACACGGGCATGCTCGAAGCGGGTCCATTCCGCAGGTGGAACATGACTCCCGTGGCTGAGGGGGTGGACAGCACCTACATGGTCATTTCCGATGCCGAGTCGCGACGCGTATTCGCACGACTCGTGGAAGAGTACGGTGGCAACGCCGACGACTGGGCCAACCCCAAGTCTTGGCAGAAACAACTCGATGCCATCACGGGCGTGCGCCTCTACGACAGGGACGATCGGGCCGACAGTCGACTCAACGACTTGGAGTTTAGGGGCACCGAGATCGTCGACATTCTGATCTGGCCGTCTACGCTGAACGTCCGCAAACATCGCGAAGACAGCGCGCTCGCGCGCCTCAACGAGATTCGCGAACTCGTCGCCGAGTTCACTGCGCAGGATGCGGCGGTCCACACTCTCGCCGCGGACCCGAGGCCAGACTCCACGATGGCTCGCGTCGCCGTCACGAGGCCGCTACTCGACGTCTTGCTGGACCACGTCCTTGTCGAGCGCGTTCGTCCACCGTTGCGCCCTGAAGTCACTGCAGGCAACTTGCTCCAGGCGGGCACCACGGCCGTTGCACCCATCCCGTCAGGACTGCCCGTCGGCGTGATCGATGACCTTGTCACCGACAACATTCTGCTCCATGGCATCGTTCAAGCCCGCACGGGAGTGCCCGACACCCACACCTTTGGCGTCCCCACAGCGCACGGCACGCACGTCGCCGGAGTTGCCGCGTACGGAGATCTTCGGGCCTTCGTCACGCACGGGACCCTGCCGACTCCGCGGCCCATATACAGCGCACGGATCATGGAGCGCGACCCAACGTCGCCAGGCCGTGCCGTCGTTGCAGGACTGTTCCACGAGCAGCTGGAGGGAGCAATCCGCTGGCTACACGGCGAAGGCGTCAAGGTCATCACCTGCTCCATCAACGATGACGCTCCGGATAGCACTCCCACTCCCGGAGAATCCATGGCCATCATCGATGCCCTCGTCCGAGAACTGGACGTTGTGGTGGTGCTGTCTGCGGGCAACGTTCACGCCGTCGACCCCCACCACTGGCTCAATGACTACCCGAAGTACCTCGACCGTGCGGAGGCCCGCATCGCTGATCCTGCCGGTGCCGCACTGGCACTAACCGTGGGCTCTCGGGCGGCCTACAACGTACCTGCGCTACCCGCTTCAGGCACCTCACCCCATGTAGCCATCGCACCCGCCGGAGGTCCCTCGCCGTTCACACGTACAGGTCCGGGACGCGGGCGAGGCGGTGGCAGCATGAAGCCGGAGTTCATTGCGCACGGCGGGAACGTCTCGTGGGACAAGTTCATCGGCAAGGTCCCGCAGCCGGACCCGAACATGTCGGTGGTGACCACTGCGCCCGCTGGTAGCCCAGGCGGGCGCGTCCTGACCGTCGACGATGGCACCAGCATGGCTACGCCCTACGTCGCGAACCAAGTAGCCACGATCGCCACACGGTATCCAACGGCGTCCGCAAACCTGCTCCGCGCACTAACCGCTCTTGCCGGCGAAGACGGCGGCATACAAGTGCAAGGTTCGGCGATCATCAGCGCATACGGCGAACCTGTCGCCGCCCACGTCCTCGAGAGCGGCACGCACCAGGTGATCGTGACATATGAGGGAACCATCGCGTGCAACACGTCAGTTGTGCACCGGCTGCCTGTCCCCGAGGCATTCGCCACCGGCAAGTTCGACCAGCGTCTCGAGGTCGCTCTCGCATTCGACCCCCCCTGTGCGCCGCTCTCGCCGCGACTACCTTACGGCTGA
- the dinB gene encoding DNA polymerase IV encodes MRGEATVLHADLDAFYASVEQRDSPNLRGRPVIVGGGVVAAASYEAKARGVRTAMGVQRARTLCPEAIVVPPRMEAYSAASRAVFDIFHDTTPYVEGLSIDEAFLEVGGLRRLAGTPEQIAMRLRERVRAEVGLAISVGVARTKFLAKVASAVSKPDGLLVVEPDREEAFLHPLPVERLWGVGAVTAEKLHSRGIHTVGQLAELEKSAAEQLLGKAAGAHVHALARLRDPRPVEATQRHVSIGSQRALGSRGRTLGELELILTQIVDGLARRLRDRGSMCSTVVLRLRYGDYAKATRSHTLGAPSDRTEVLLGVAQRLLDSVEAQIADRGVTLIGVSFAQLARAATTQPELPIDWNDGARLDTALDAVRDRFGAESVTRAALMGRDPGWSTPRLPEHD; translated from the coding sequence GTGCGCGGTGAAGCGACGGTTCTCCACGCCGACCTCGACGCGTTTTACGCCTCCGTAGAGCAGCGAGACTCGCCCAATCTGAGGGGGCGGCCCGTGATCGTAGGTGGCGGCGTCGTAGCCGCCGCGAGCTACGAAGCGAAGGCCCGCGGAGTCCGCACTGCGATGGGGGTGCAAAGAGCGCGCACCCTGTGTCCAGAAGCGATCGTCGTGCCACCGCGGATGGAGGCCTACTCCGCGGCGAGCCGCGCCGTGTTCGACATCTTCCACGACACCACCCCCTACGTTGAAGGCCTCTCCATCGATGAGGCGTTCCTCGAGGTCGGCGGCTTGCGCCGCCTCGCCGGAACTCCCGAGCAGATCGCCATGCGGCTTCGGGAGCGCGTGCGCGCTGAAGTCGGGCTCGCGATCTCGGTGGGCGTCGCGCGAACCAAGTTCCTTGCGAAGGTCGCCAGCGCGGTCAGCAAGCCTGACGGCCTCCTCGTCGTGGAGCCGGACCGCGAGGAGGCATTCCTGCACCCGCTCCCCGTTGAGCGGCTGTGGGGCGTCGGCGCCGTAACCGCAGAGAAACTGCACTCGCGAGGCATCCACACCGTCGGGCAGCTCGCCGAGCTTGAGAAGTCGGCCGCCGAGCAGCTGCTCGGCAAGGCCGCCGGCGCCCACGTGCACGCGTTGGCCCGGCTTCGCGACCCGCGGCCCGTCGAGGCCACGCAACGCCACGTATCCATCGGCTCGCAGCGTGCACTCGGCAGCCGTGGGCGCACGCTCGGGGAACTTGAGCTGATCCTCACCCAGATCGTGGACGGGCTCGCGAGGCGCCTGCGCGATCGCGGGTCGATGTGCAGCACCGTCGTCCTGCGGCTCCGCTACGGCGACTACGCGAAGGCGACGCGATCTCACACGCTCGGCGCCCCCAGTGACCGCACCGAGGTGCTGCTCGGCGTCGCGCAGCGGCTGCTCGATAGCGTGGAAGCGCAGATCGCGGACCGGGGTGTCACGCTCATCGGCGTCTCGTTTGCACAACTCGCCCGCGCTGCCACGACCCAGCCAGAACTGCCCATCGACTGGAACGATGGCGCGCGCCTGGATACCGCGCTCGACGCTGTGCGCGACCGGTTCGGCGCGGAATCGGTGACCCGCGCGGCGCTCATGGGACGCGACCCGGGCTGGTCAACGCCGCGGCTGCCGGAGCACGATTGA
- a CDS encoding ATP-binding protein: MAGRHIKDLIAAYRDRDDLAFRRAASAIIEEEEAKKHTALARDLRKLLASGSSSVSVPVTLATYVEPPRDRDSNVALAESRQPEVLGLNDLVLADDLRAALETLVAEVPLWPLLDVAGVPRRRRVLLYGPPGNGKSTIAEALAADLGWPLFVARVDSLMSSYLGETASNLRSLFDFAASTPAVVLLDEFDSLGKLRDDPSDHGELRRVVNATLQIIEEYRGRSLVIAATNAPAILDSALWRRFDEVFEVPPPAPNQTATLLGRLLQQSFDTVTLAPAAQRLEGLPFAAVEHAANGARRNALLHGREDTTYEDLQRAVERTLGRPWK; encoded by the coding sequence ATGGCCGGGCGTCACATCAAGGACCTCATCGCCGCGTACCGCGACCGCGATGATCTGGCCTTCCGCCGTGCAGCGAGCGCAATCATCGAAGAGGAGGAGGCGAAGAAGCACACTGCGCTGGCCCGCGACCTCCGCAAACTACTGGCGAGTGGAAGCTCCTCGGTCTCCGTGCCAGTGACGCTTGCCACCTACGTCGAACCCCCTCGGGACCGCGACAGCAATGTGGCCCTCGCCGAATCGCGCCAACCGGAGGTCCTGGGCCTGAATGACCTAGTCCTTGCAGATGATTTGCGCGCCGCCTTGGAGACCCTCGTCGCAGAGGTACCGCTTTGGCCGCTGCTCGATGTCGCCGGCGTCCCCCGGCGCAGACGCGTCCTGCTCTACGGTCCGCCAGGCAACGGCAAGTCGACCATCGCGGAGGCGTTAGCAGCCGACCTGGGTTGGCCTCTGTTCGTTGCCCGCGTTGACAGCCTCATGTCGAGTTACCTCGGCGAGACAGCGTCGAACCTGCGCAGCCTTTTCGACTTTGCAGCTAGTACTCCGGCGGTAGTGCTCCTCGACGAGTTCGATTCACTGGGCAAACTACGCGACGACCCGTCTGACCATGGTGAACTGCGCCGCGTGGTCAATGCGACGTTGCAAATCATCGAGGAGTACCGCGGAAGGTCGCTGGTCATCGCAGCCACAAACGCTCCTGCGATTCTCGACTCCGCGCTATGGCGACGCTTTGATGAGGTCTTTGAGGTTCCACCGCCGGCACCCAACCAGACAGCGACACTGCTTGGCCGACTCTTGCAGCAATCGTTCGATACGGTCACCCTCGCGCCAGCGGCGCAACGCCTTGAGGGTCTGCCTTTCGCAGCCGTTGAACACGCTGCCAACGGAGCCCGCCGCAACGCTTTGCTACACGGGCGCGAGGACACCACCTACGAAGACCTGCAGCGCGCCGTCGAGCGGACACTGGGTCGTCCCTGGAAGTAG
- a CDS encoding ribbon-helix-helix domain-containing protein — translation MTAKISISLTDQDLAVLDAIVAEGGAAGRSEAIRVAIDHMRGTALEARLAEQLMASFDEPATQELIRDWDATVGDGL, via the coding sequence ATGACCGCGAAGATCAGCATCAGCCTCACGGACCAAGACCTCGCCGTGCTCGACGCGATCGTCGCTGAGGGCGGCGCCGCGGGCCGCTCCGAAGCGATCCGCGTCGCGATCGACCACATGCGCGGCACCGCGCTCGAGGCACGCCTCGCGGAGCAGCTCATGGCGTCATTTGACGAGCCAGCGACGCAGGAACTTATCCGTGACTGGGACGCCACCGTGGGCGACGGCCTGTGA
- a CDS encoding phosphotransferase, with protein sequence MSFDTVPPPAHSSISVAAARALVDEQAPEYSHLPLGQHFEGWDCAMFRLGGLLAVRLPRTEHAVRFLLAETEWVPRLSLGWSFPFPHFPFVGEPGAGFPFPWAIVSWLPGDMAVDVPLLASEGPTLGLALAEVHQLAPAEAPMNVEQSVPMRSRDLKVRERLVTVAALALGPLDVAAAEALWEEALAAPEPGREEFVWSHADLHGANVLSLDGHFGGIADWGSMAACDPAVDLGFAYTLMPGEGVAAALSAYGEATGRVDGAFVARARGIGLAKSLGVTLSPRPETRAMGWRGLQALGLVR encoded by the coding sequence GTGAGCTTCGACACCGTCCCTCCCCCGGCGCACTCGTCCATCTCTGTGGCGGCGGCCCGGGCGCTCGTCGACGAGCAGGCGCCCGAGTACTCACACCTCCCCCTCGGTCAGCACTTTGAGGGCTGGGACTGCGCGATGTTCCGGCTGGGAGGCCTGCTCGCCGTGCGGCTCCCGCGCACCGAGCACGCCGTCCGCTTTCTGCTCGCTGAGACCGAGTGGGTGCCGCGGCTGTCGCTCGGCTGGAGCTTTCCCTTCCCGCACTTTCCGTTCGTCGGCGAGCCCGGCGCCGGCTTCCCTTTCCCGTGGGCGATCGTCTCCTGGCTGCCTGGCGACATGGCCGTTGACGTGCCCCTACTCGCCTCAGAGGGCCCGACGCTGGGGCTGGCTCTCGCGGAGGTGCACCAGTTGGCGCCGGCTGAGGCCCCGATGAATGTGGAGCAGTCGGTGCCGATGCGCTCGCGGGATCTCAAGGTGCGGGAGCGTCTCGTGACGGTTGCCGCGCTTGCGCTTGGGCCGCTCGATGTTGCAGCTGCCGAAGCGCTGTGGGAAGAGGCGCTCGCGGCGCCGGAACCCGGGCGTGAGGAGTTCGTGTGGTCGCATGCGGATCTGCATGGCGCGAACGTGCTGTCGCTCGATGGCCACTTTGGCGGGATCGCGGACTGGGGCTCCATGGCCGCCTGCGACCCGGCGGTGGATCTTGGGTTCGCCTACACACTGATGCCGGGCGAGGGAGTGGCGGCGGCGCTTTCGGCCTATGGGGAGGCGACGGGGCGAGTGGACGGGGCGTTCGTGGCGCGGGCCCGCGGAATAGGGCTCGCAAAGTCCCTTGGCGTGACGCTGTCCCCGCGGCCGGAGACGCGGGCCATGGGGTGGCGGGGACTTCAGGCGCTGGGGCTGGTGCGCTAG
- a CDS encoding type II toxin-antitoxin system PemK/MazF family toxin, whose product MSRGELWWVDFDPSVGSEVGKRRPALIVGRDALSTAAQSHPGGTVTVVPVTSSVSKVYPFQVLVPGGTGGLAKDSKAQAEQIRTVSVTRLVERIGRVPERVSREVDNAIRIYLGL is encoded by the coding sequence GTGAGCCGGGGCGAGCTCTGGTGGGTTGACTTCGATCCCAGCGTGGGTAGCGAGGTCGGGAAACGCAGGCCCGCGCTCATTGTGGGTCGCGACGCGCTGTCCACGGCGGCGCAAAGCCACCCTGGTGGCACGGTGACCGTGGTGCCGGTGACGTCGAGCGTCTCGAAGGTGTACCCCTTCCAGGTGCTTGTGCCAGGGGGCACGGGCGGCTTGGCCAAGGATTCCAAGGCCCAAGCCGAGCAGATCCGGACGGTCTCCGTCACGCGACTGGTCGAGCGGATCGGGAGGGTGCCGGAGCGCGTCTCCCGCGAGGTGGACAACGCGATTCGCATCTACTTGGGCTTGTAG
- a CDS encoding Pr6Pr family membrane protein, whose amino-acid sequence MTRAWRVGRVVVALLMLAAVTWSMVRGIQGGTFQFFNFFGFFTIQNNLIGATALLLASRLTGLPRPPWLEYLRACATTYLVIVVSVYWILLAPTTEDPINEWTNLVMHLLSGVALLVDWLVEGPRARLPLRNVWIVMAYPTVWLVVVLIRGATDGWFPYPFLDPANGYASIVVVIAGIFVAGLGVGAALFSVTRWRLITPADALIPTP is encoded by the coding sequence ATGACAAGGGCGTGGCGCGTTGGGCGCGTGGTGGTTGCCCTGCTCATGCTCGCGGCCGTGACGTGGTCGATGGTGCGGGGGATCCAGGGTGGAACGTTCCAGTTCTTCAACTTCTTTGGATTCTTCACGATCCAGAACAACCTCATCGGCGCCACGGCGCTGCTGCTCGCGTCGCGGCTGACCGGGCTGCCGAGGCCGCCGTGGCTCGAGTACCTGCGCGCGTGCGCCACGACATACCTGGTCATCGTCGTCAGCGTGTACTGGATTCTGCTGGCGCCCACTACGGAGGATCCGATCAACGAGTGGACCAACCTGGTGATGCACCTGCTGTCTGGGGTGGCGCTGCTCGTGGACTGGCTGGTTGAGGGGCCGCGAGCGCGGCTGCCGCTCCGGAACGTGTGGATCGTGATGGCGTATCCCACCGTGTGGCTCGTGGTGGTGCTCATCCGCGGCGCCACCGACGGCTGGTTCCCCTACCCGTTCCTTGACCCGGCGAATGGCTATGCGTCGATCGTGGTGGTGATCGCAGGGATCTTCGTGGCGGGCCTTGGCGTTGGCGCCGCGCTGTTCTCGGTGACCCGCTGGCGGCTCATCACGCCGGCGGACGCGTTGATTCCAACACCGTGA